From Kogia breviceps isolate mKogBre1 chromosome 2, mKogBre1 haplotype 1, whole genome shotgun sequence, one genomic window encodes:
- the SPOCK2 gene encoding testican-2, with protein MHAPGCGRLALPLLLLTVAALAEGDAKRLKEGETPGNFMEDEQWLSSISQYSGKIKHWNRFRDEVEDDYIKSWEDNQQGDEALDTTKDPCQKVKCSRHKVCIAQGYQRAMCISRKKLEHRIKQPALKLHGNRDTMCKPCHMAHLASVCGSDGHTYSSVCKLEQQACLSSKQLTVRCEGPCPCPTEQAATSSTDGKPETCTGQDLADLGDRLRDWFQLLHENSKQNGSASSGARPASGLDKSLGASCKDSIGWMFSKLDSSADLFLDQTELAAVNLDKYEVCIRPFFNSCDTYKDGRVSTAEWCFCFWREKPPCLAELERIQIQEAAKKKPGVFIPSCDEDGYYRKMQCDQSSGDCWCVDQLGLELTGTRTHGSPDCDDIVGFSGDFGSGVGWEDEEEKETEEAGEEAEEEGEAGEADDGGYIW; from the exons ATGCACGCTCCGGGCTGCGGGCGACTGGCGCTGCCGCTGCTGCTCCTCACAGTAGCTGCCCTGGCTGAAGGCGACGCCAAAAGGCTCAAGGAGGGCGAGACCCCCGGCAATTTCATGGAGGACGAGCAATGGCTGTCGTCCATCTCGCAGTACAGCGGCAAGATCAAGCACTGGAACCGCTTCCGAGAT GAGGTGGAG GACGACTACATCAAGAGCTGGGAGGACAATCAGCAAGGAGATGAAG CCCTGGATACCACCAAGGACCCCTGCCAGAAGGTGAAGTGCAGCCGTCACAAAGTGTGCATTGCCCAGGGCTACCAGCGGGCAATGTGCATCAGCCGCAAGAAGCTGGAGCACAG GATCAAGCAGCCTGCCCTGAAACTCCATGGAAACAGAGACACCATGTGTAAGCCCTGTCACATGGCCCACCTCGCCTCCGTCTGCGGCTCTGATGGCCACACTTACAGCTCAGTG TGTAAGCTGGAGCAGCAAGCATGCCTGAGCAGCAAGCAGCTGACGGTGAGATGCGagggcccctgcccctgccccacagaGCAGGCTGCCACCTCCTCCACAGATGGCAAACCAG AGACCTGCACGGGCCAGGACCTGGCTGACTTGGGGGATCGGCTGCGGGACTGGTTCCAGCTCCTTCATGAGAACTCCAAGCAGAACGGCTCAGCCAGCAGTGGGGCCCGCCCGGCCAGTG GGCTGGACAAGAGCCTGGGGGCCAGCTGCAAGGACTCCATCGGCTGGATGTTCTCCAAGCTGGACAGCAGTGCCGACCTCTTCCTGGACCAGACAGAGCTGGCTGCCGTCAACCTGGACAAGTACGAGGTCTGCATCCGCCCCTTCTTCAACTCCTGTGACACCTACAAGGATGGCCGTGTTTCTACTGCCGAGTGGTGCTTCTGCTTCTGGAGGGAGA AGCCCCCCTGCCTGGCAGAGCTGGAGCGTATCCAGATCCAGGAGGCTGCCAAGAAGAAGCCAG GAGTCTTCATCCCGAGCTGTGACGAGGATGGCTACTACCGGAAGATGCAGTGCGACCAGAGCAGCGGCGACTGCTGGTGTGTGGACCAGCTGGGCCTGGAGCTGACTGGCACGCGCACGCACGGGAGCCCTGACTGCG ACGACATCGTGGGCTTCTCAGGGGACTTTGGGAGCGGTGTCGGCtgggaggacgaggaggagaaggagacagaggaagcaggcgaggaggcggaggaggaggGCGAGGCTGGCGAGGCGGATGACGGAGGCTACATCTGGTAG